A region of Halosolutus amylolyticus DNA encodes the following proteins:
- a CDS encoding ABC transporter permease, translated as MKSLPSLRRFDTADEVPLGLALLSGAIAASMIVPLTWLVFEARNVDPARAREMLVRPETVDIVTNSLLLMTSVTLLSVLIGVPLAWLTVQTDLPFRRFWSIVVALPLVVPSYIGAFAFVSAFGPRGEFQSILQPLGIERLPEIYGLSGTTLVITLYTYPYVYLTTRAALLSFDTTLLDAARTLNHGEWDAFRRVTLPQIRPAIVAGALLAALYGVSDFGTPAIMQFPVFTRQIFVEYNNGGLDYASLLSLQLLAIVLVVLALEWWVRPDRTIRGDGSEGSHDPVVSLGVWRWPAATFPAAITTLALAVPIWILGLWMVTGDPYARQTLAFEFSYALNSVLVATAAAIVAVLAALPVAYFAARYESPVATLFERATYVGFAVPGIVLGLALVYFATAYDSLDLAVAPTLYQTLPLLVFAYVVRFMPQAVGSIRTTTLQVDPQLVEAARTLGETPLRTFRKITLPLVTPGVTAGAALVFLTTMKELPVTLILRPSGFDTLVTIIWRAQEAAYFQYTAIPAFLLLVVSGLSMVVLLSQGGREGL; from the coding sequence ATGAAATCGCTCCCTTCGCTCCGGCGATTCGACACGGCCGACGAGGTGCCGCTCGGGTTGGCGCTGCTGTCCGGCGCGATCGCCGCGAGCATGATCGTTCCCCTGACGTGGCTGGTGTTCGAGGCGCGCAACGTCGATCCCGCCCGGGCCCGGGAGATGCTCGTCCGTCCGGAGACGGTGGACATCGTCACCAACAGCCTCCTGCTGATGACGTCGGTGACCCTCCTGTCGGTACTGATCGGCGTCCCCCTGGCGTGGCTGACCGTCCAGACGGACCTCCCGTTCCGACGCTTCTGGTCAATCGTCGTCGCGTTGCCGCTCGTAGTGCCGAGCTACATCGGGGCGTTCGCGTTCGTCTCCGCGTTCGGCCCGCGGGGCGAGTTCCAGTCGATCCTCCAGCCGCTCGGGATCGAACGGTTGCCGGAGATCTACGGGCTCTCCGGTACGACGCTGGTGATCACGCTCTACACCTATCCGTACGTCTACCTGACGACCCGCGCGGCCCTGCTGTCGTTCGACACGACGCTACTCGACGCCGCTCGAACGCTCAATCACGGCGAGTGGGACGCGTTCCGCCGGGTGACGCTCCCGCAGATCCGCCCGGCGATCGTCGCGGGTGCCCTGCTGGCGGCGCTGTACGGCGTCTCGGACTTCGGGACCCCGGCGATCATGCAGTTCCCGGTGTTCACGCGCCAGATCTTCGTCGAGTACAACAACGGCGGCCTGGACTACGCGTCGTTGCTCTCCCTGCAACTGCTCGCGATCGTCCTCGTCGTGCTGGCTCTCGAGTGGTGGGTCCGGCCCGATCGGACGATCCGGGGCGACGGCTCGGAGGGCTCACACGATCCCGTCGTCTCGCTGGGCGTCTGGCGCTGGCCGGCGGCGACGTTCCCCGCGGCGATCACGACCCTGGCGCTCGCCGTCCCGATCTGGATCCTCGGGCTCTGGATGGTCACCGGCGATCCGTACGCGCGACAGACGCTGGCGTTCGAATTCAGCTACGCGCTGAACTCGGTGCTGGTCGCCACGGCGGCCGCGATCGTCGCCGTCCTCGCGGCGTTGCCGGTCGCGTACTTCGCGGCGAGATACGAGTCGCCGGTGGCGACGCTCTTCGAGCGAGCGACGTACGTCGGTTTCGCCGTGCCGGGGATCGTCCTGGGACTCGCGCTCGTCTACTTCGCGACGGCCTACGACTCGCTCGATCTCGCCGTCGCCCCCACGCTCTACCAGACGCTCCCGCTTCTCGTCTTCGCCTACGTCGTCCGTTTCATGCCCCAGGCCGTCGGCTCGATCCGGACCACCACGCTCCAGGTCGATCCGCAGCTGGTCGAAGCCGCGCGCACCCTCGGCGAGACGCCGCTTCGGACCTTCCGGAAGATCACGCTCCCGCTCGTCACCCCCGGCGTGACCGCCGGCGCCGCGCTCGTGTTCCTGACGACGATGAAGGAACTCCCGGTGACCCTGATCCTCCGCCCGAGCGGGTTCGACACACTCGTGACGATCATCTGGCGCGCCCAGGAGGCCGCCTACTTCCAGTACACCGCGATCCCGGCGTTCCTCCTGCTCGTCGTCTCCGGGCTCTCGATGGTCGTCCTCCTCTCGCAGGGCGGCCGCGAAGGGCTGTAG
- a CDS encoding gluconate 2-dehydrogenase subunit 3 family protein, which translates to MELTRRDAVAALAAIGAGGAATVGIRRYRESSAEPPVDDSQVRETLVAVADVVYPDAVTGTATFVETFLNGRLDDPDHGAGLREAVADLERLSAEWYDDAVADLSAADRDSLLREVGSNTAAEDPDGTTAERVRYYVVNELLLALYASPTGGELVGIENPQGHAGGIDTYQRGPEP; encoded by the coding sequence ATGGAGTTGACCAGGCGAGACGCGGTCGCCGCGCTGGCCGCGATCGGCGCCGGCGGTGCGGCGACGGTCGGCATCCGGCGGTACCGCGAGTCGTCGGCCGAGCCTCCGGTCGACGATTCGCAGGTTCGCGAGACGCTGGTCGCCGTCGCCGACGTCGTCTACCCCGACGCGGTAACCGGGACGGCGACGTTCGTGGAGACGTTCCTGAACGGGCGACTGGACGATCCCGACCACGGCGCGGGATTGCGCGAGGCGGTCGCTGACCTCGAACGCCTCTCGGCGGAGTGGTACGACGACGCCGTCGCCGACCTCTCCGCGGCCGATCGCGACTCGCTGTTGCGCGAGGTCGGGTCGAACACGGCCGCGGAAGATCCCGACGGCACGACCGCCGAGCGGGTCCGCTACTACGTCGTCAACGAACTCCTGCTGGCGCTGTACGCCTCGCCGACGGGCGGCGAACTGGTCGGCATCGAGAACCCGCAGGGCCACGCCGGCGGGATCGACACCTACCAGCGGGGGCCGGAGCCGTGA